From Terriglobia bacterium, the proteins below share one genomic window:
- a CDS encoding NDP-sugar synthase produces the protein MKGLILAGGKGTRLRPLTINTPKPVVPVANSPFLLYQIDLMRSAGIDEIILSLSYQPRKIEDLLKDGSDYGVWIRYAVEGTPLGTGGAFKNAEEHISDSTVVFNGDVLTAIDLGAVVAHHRATRAVATIVLTPVENPSAYGLVETDPEGWIQRFIEKPGPDEITCNTINAGIYVLEPSVLKYMPKGEPYSFERGLFPTLLEHKEPVMSFVLDKYWIDIGTPQKYLEVHHDILSGKFASPRVAKSALLRAALPAGAAIDEKSIIGPDVTIRAGVRIENSVIGNNCKIDEGVHIVDSVIWAGNTIDADARISGSLIGKGCYIGRSARLRHGVVLGDKTVLTDFSFL, from the coding sequence ATGAAGGGACTCATTCTGGCCGGCGGGAAAGGCACCCGCTTACGCCCTCTGACGATCAATACTCCGAAACCGGTTGTACCGGTGGCCAATTCCCCGTTTCTTCTCTATCAGATCGACCTGATGCGGAGCGCCGGAATTGACGAAATCATCCTCAGTTTGTCGTATCAGCCACGGAAAATCGAAGATTTGTTAAAAGATGGTTCGGATTACGGTGTCTGGATCCGGTATGCCGTGGAAGGCACTCCCCTGGGCACCGGGGGCGCTTTCAAGAATGCCGAAGAACACATCAGCGATTCGACGGTGGTTTTTAACGGTGACGTCCTGACGGCGATTGACCTTGGCGCCGTGGTCGCGCATCACCGGGCCACCCGGGCCGTGGCGACGATTGTCCTGACGCCGGTCGAGAATCCTTCGGCCTATGGACTCGTCGAGACCGACCCCGAAGGCTGGATTCAACGATTCATCGAAAAGCCGGGACCGGATGAAATCACCTGCAACACCATCAACGCCGGAATCTATGTTCTCGAGCCTTCCGTCCTGAAGTACATGCCGAAAGGCGAGCCTTACTCATTCGAGCGCGGACTCTTTCCCACCTTGCTGGAGCACAAAGAGCCCGTTATGTCGTTTGTGCTCGATAAGTACTGGATCGATATCGGCACGCCGCAAAAGTATCTGGAGGTCCATCACGACATCCTTTCCGGAAAGTTCGCGTCTCCCCGCGTTGCGAAGAGTGCTCTGCTTCGAGCCGCGCTGCCGGCCGGCGCTGCAATCGACGAAAAATCAATCATCGGGCCGGACGTGACGATCCGCGCCGGAGTACGGATCGAAAACTCTGTCATCGGGAACAATTGCAAGATCGACGAAGGAGTGCATATTGTCGATTCCGTGATCTGGGCGGGCAATACCATCGACGCCGATGCGCGCATCTCCGGCAGTCTGATCGGCAAAGGCTGCTACATCGGCCGCTCCGCCAGGCTCCGGCATGGCGTTGTTCTGGGCGACAAGACAGTGCTTACCGATTTCTCTTTCCTATGA
- the pgsA gene encoding CDP-diacylglycerol--glycerol-3-phosphate 3-phosphatidyltransferase: protein MNLPNGLTLMRIFLVPLLVAVLLTQYSVIAVVVFLAASLTDLLDGYLARKRGQVTTLGTLLDPVADKLLISSAFIALVQLQLVHAWMVAIIVGREFAVTGLRSIASAQGFTIDASQFGKIKMVTQVAAITFLILGMPGGIPHPAFQKVGNFMLIVVVVFAVVSAVDYFRRFWTKIDDGFKAKQRRQLIIREKRQRRQLSTRNVPTH from the coding sequence ATGAATCTGCCCAACGGGTTGACGTTGATGCGGATATTTTTAGTTCCGCTCCTCGTCGCTGTATTGCTTACGCAGTATAGCGTGATTGCCGTCGTGGTGTTCCTTGCCGCGTCGCTGACGGACCTGCTTGACGGCTATCTGGCGCGGAAACGCGGCCAGGTCACGACACTGGGTACGCTCCTGGATCCCGTGGCGGACAAGCTTCTTATTTCTTCAGCATTCATTGCTCTCGTTCAGCTTCAACTGGTTCATGCCTGGATGGTGGCCATCATCGTCGGCCGCGAATTCGCAGTAACGGGTTTGCGCAGCATCGCATCGGCTCAAGGTTTCACGATCGACGCGTCACAATTCGGCAAAATCAAGATGGTCACGCAGGTGGCGGCGATTACGTTCCTGATTCTGGGCATGCCGGGCGGCATTCCCCATCCTGCGTTTCAGAAAGTGGGCAATTTCATGCTGATTGTCGTGGTTGTGTTCGCCGTGGTTTCTGCCGTCGACTATTTCCGCCGGTTCTGGACAAAGATCGACGATGGCTTCAAGGCAAAGCAGCGCCGCCAGCTCATCATTCGGGAAAAGAGACAGCGGCGCCAGCTCTCCACTCGCAATGTTCCAACTCACTGA